One Eurosta solidaginis isolate ZX-2024a chromosome 1, ASM4086904v1, whole genome shotgun sequence genomic window, CTTACTCCAGATTCATTgtgtattttgtggtattatataatttttttaatttttatctatttttATAACGCGGATTAAcaaaaattttgacttttttgagcgaatttctttttttttttcttttgattgttGGAAAAGCATTTTTTTAATATGATCACTTCATATTTGTACCTACTCTATTCCAAAACTGGGCTGttttaaaagttaatattttaccagcgattattatttttatcagaacccgcctatggaagcagactccgctggaaggaccaggtggaaaatgatttaaacacccttagtgtgaccaattggtggcAGTTGGCAAAGGGAagaagtgactggcgcgccttattggacggccataaccgtttaaacggttaagcgccaattaagtaattaagtaaTTTTACCAGAGATTTTGTTCTGCAAAATTTGAAGTGTTCTTAAACGGACGGTCTAAAAAATGAGTAGTACCAACCGACTGGttattccaaataaacaagcagaaGAGATGTATATGATCTCAATCCCTTATGAATAATCGGGGtgttaccgaagttagttttagGAATCAGAAAGTGGAAATTGGAGCAAGGTATGAGCGTCTAGAGAGGTAGAAATAAAAAAGTGTTGCTTACCTTTGCTAAATGTTTTTGCtgcacaaaaaaaacaaaaataaagtgcagtgCTAGGACTTTTCGGAGTAACATTGTAATGAATTTTtgcaaattccgcttatttgaaaccttctgataacgtccgaatcgctgaactgtcgaagaaataactccaatattctgtattgcaaaatagtCCTTacaagactactttgggagtagtacaattatacttcacaattattctTCACTTCGCATctaatagcatgtttaaatcaaactgattactgattccttgcgctgcttttatactctcggttttctcgttcatccatttctcctatgGTCTAGTCGTTTCGCAAAAATctgttcgagaacagttgtatcaCATGATTGGttacccagctatatacatgtatatttgtagattATGCTTTTTTTCTAGCCATGTGCATGGGTATGTGTGAgtacaacttctgctcttagctgatgactacatatgtgtatgtgagatattctttgTCGCCTTCTTTGTATGTGTGTTCGACTGGGTCAAttaattaaccgatatcgcgccatcgatttttcgataggatttgggctcaggaaaaaaagttcctgacccagaatagattggtgttgaaaatgagcgaaatcggatgataaccacgcccactttttatatatatatcattttggaaaacataaaaaacgtgattatttagtaaataatacacctagaatgttgaaatttgacatgtgaaatgacattgagactcttgataataatttgaaaacaatttttaaaatgggcgtggcacggcccacttgcgataaaatcaattttacaaatattattaatcattaatcaaaaatcgttaaacctatcgtaacaaaattcggaggggaggttgcctttactataagaaatgcttcgaagaaaaattaaccgatCGTAAAAAAAtagggtacacaaattttccctaaagtagaaaatatttcaagtaaaaatgaacgggatcggttaaagaccacagcaacttagatataaaacaaatttaaaagggtggtagactagaataataagctataacttagcaaaaaaagttttgaatcaatgatatttcacttgtcaagttttattgtaagaggaaatggggagacattttttcaaacgggaggtgccacgtgctatgtagaaaagtaatttatctgaaatgaaatgtacaattaaagctcacgctgagtatataatgttcggttacacccgaacttagacacctttactttttgttgttgtgattatttactaacatagtgcatagcatagtgatgctaatattcgccacaatatcaaaACTAATTTAAAACCAAAATAGTGCAATATGTGCAAAACTCTCAGATGGCTTTGGGGAATTTTattaatgttgatggtcctttgttggatattaatccgatacgttccggtaaatAGCACGATTGCAATACTAGCCCAACTATCTCAGGTACAATTTTATACGACCACTTTAAGGACCTAAGTCATCCAACCCCCTCCTTTAGTAAGGAATTTGCTGTCGCCAGATTCTCGCCCCTTTAAAGGGTTCTATTACACAACCCTTTGTGCTTGGCGCTCTGAACTATATGACAAGATTCAAGTTTTCAGCTCAATGTTAAGTGTTTTAATCATCGACCGTATGATTCCTACCTTTTCGTACGAGTTTTCttaaaacattttcattttggccaCTGAAAAACGATTAAGATTTCAAGCCTCCAACTTACCGAGAAGCTGCTTAAAATCTATCGTATGATATATGGTTTCTAAATATTTCGACCCGTACGCCACCTAATGTACCTTTTTCACTTTTTAATGCATTTTCTCGATGCTCTTCGCTAGGTATGAATTTTCAAGATTGTCGTTCGATGGTACGATTTGCTTAATACCCCGATTGGTGCGCCACCTACCCGAAGTTCTTGCGTTAGATATAGCAACGCCCATGGCTTCTGAAATTCATTCGAAGTTTTACATAAAGATCGATCGAAGGACTCTTAATATCAcattgtaacgatttttggggAATTCCAGATAATTATGGGCCTTCTGCCAAGATTAGaattgctgaactgtcgaataaataactgcaagaTTCAgtttgcaaaatggtctttatttgactaatttgggagtagtactttacaattatacttcacaactaatatcgtgtttaaatcaaactgattagttattcctcagcttgcgctgcttttatactctctgtaaCCTtgtacggcggccaccgtggtgtgatggtagcgtgctccgcctaccacaccgtatgccctgggttcgcaccccgggaaaagcaacatcaaaattttagaaataaggtttttaaattagaagaagaattttctaagcggggtcgcccctcggcagtatttggcaagcgctgcgggtgtatttctgccatgaaaagatctcagtgaaaactcgtctgccttgcagatgccgttcggagtcggcataaaacatgtaggccccgtccggccaatttgtagggaaaatcaagagtagcacgacgcaaattggaagagaagctcggccttagaggaggttcggaggttatcgcgccttacatttattttttttttttaaccttgtacgcatatttctcctaaggaacagttgtatcgcatactttgTTATTTAactatatgtgtgagtaacaacttcagCTGTTAGCTGaagactacatatgtgtatgtgagacaaTCTCTtggcttcaagctgctggttatgtgtgtgcaatATACTTCTTCGACTTCTATGTAAGTGTGGCTACTTcgtttaatgtgtacatgtacattagtgtggctgtttgctgtttttgttgttgtgattatttactaacagcatagtgatgctaatattcgccacaatatgtactTTGTTATTAGCTCGACCCATGCACGGCCTAATGGATTTTTCCTGGCATTGTCTCAATCCCATGTGAGGTTTCAAAATTGTAGCTTAATGGCAAGTTTCCTCCGACTTGATCGCAGGATTCCGCCATTCGCTGCGAAATTTCCAAGTATTTGGGACTTTTAATGTCTAGGTCTGTATCACAACAAGCGGGTTGGTTTCTCCTTTTATCACGGTGCCACGACGTTAGTGAGAAGATTCTAATTTAGTGGTCTACGAAAAGTTATCACAGAATCAATCGCAATATTCCACATGCGCTGTAGGGACTTTTCAAAAATCCCTAAATAAAGATTCGAAATCTCTTATGAATTAGTTAATTGTACCGATCCGTGGTCCACCCAGCGGAATTTTTTAATCCTGTTGTTGTATTGTCACGGTATCCTAATCAAAGTTTAAgttttcaagtttctagctcaatgagaagttacataaaattttaaagcAAGATTCCACATACACTCGGAGAAACTTTTAAAATATCACGAATCCTGTACCACCAAGCGACAGTTTTCcctcatgttgcattgtcatcgggttctgaagtatGTGCCTAGTTTCTTGACTCTAGTCCCCGGAAGGCTACTCTGACTGAAACTTGCGGACAAACATGAAACCgccctaatataaaggaagtaagaaAATGATCGCATGGAATAACATCTGCTTGCGCTGCaagtatatatatttgtattaggTACTTAGACCATTCCTcacgctttttgtttttgtagcaacaTGTAACCCTTTCTAGTTGAAGCGATTATTTATGTACTCTCTAAATCTTTTAGCCCATAGTGTATGTAGTTACAAAAGAAGCGAAGTGGTCTGTGAAGTGGTGGTATACGTCGTGCAGGAACTCGACGCAGGCGCGAGATGGGTATGTCAGGATTTAGTCttgtaagttgttgttgttgcaagtaAGAGCCGATTGGAATATGCAGCCGCTACGCTCCTTTGGAAGTCTTTTCAGAGTCTCCATAGAAATGTACCTAAGCTCGCTTTGTTGGGTACATTGTCTAGTCTCCAAGAGGCAAGCTATATACATAATTTGTTAAGTGTTTAACCTGGAAATCTGCAAAATTTTAGATAATTTGAAACATGGAAATTGGCTGatgtcaaatttttatattttcaaattagtttcgagaaaaaaatcaaaattgcatCAGCTccgttttttgtaaaaatttcttcTTCTACTCAACAAAACTTCAAGTGTAACTAAATAAACCAACCAAAATATGTTTAACAAGTAAGTTACAACGGAAAAATATCGTATTATGAAAAAATTCCTTATAAATGTCTCATTTCTCTTATTTTCCCTTAACAGCGACATCAATCACGATAACGATCAAAATATCAGCATTGATCATTCAGCTGAGGGTCAACGAATAGATGGCATGGAACAATTCTCCCTGCCCACACTCGATCCCTGGCAATCGTCAATTGATTTTATGCTTTGGCCGCCAGGTAGTTGTGAATATGGCAGTCATGTTGCCAGTTGCCCGAATATATCTACAACTACAGATGCTTGCCACGAACAAAAAGTCGAAGACATTCCAAGATCTCCGTGGGATAGCAAAGTCCCTAGTCACTGTTATAGTATGTCTGCATGCATGATACCGAGAGGAACTACAAGCGATCAATCTTACTATTCGCCTAGTGGGTGTCGTTGCCATCCTGTGGGTCGGCAGACAGTAAGTCGAGGAGCTAATATTCCAACAGATAGTCCGCTGTCTCAGGAAGCTGGTATGTTTAGACCAAAAAATATTCCATTAACTACGCCTGTGTGGAGACCGGGTGGACCGACACAACGTTTTTCGAATAGTCTTTAACTTGTGGGCGAACCGATATGCTTTACATTAATATAAATTGTTTAAGAATAGATCtgtggaaatttttagatttcaaTAAAAAGGAAAGATTTCGATAAATTTTgcataacatttttgttttaacaTCTTTGCTCAATGTATGCGGGATCAAAAATGTAATCTTTGTAAGTGGTACGTTGTATGGGGAAATAtaaaatgtaagcgtaagtgtagtcgcTACATGCGGGATCAATGCACGTGTAGAGTTGGTATGAGCGAATTCAGACAGGAAATTAAGGCAAGGCAAGGAAATGGAAGGTTTCTTATAGATGTGCTATCGACGAGCTATAGacgttttatcgattttttatcgaagtgaTATAAATtagctatcgataacaaagtttATCGGTGAAATGTCAAATTTTTATCGATAGACCGACAAATGTCTGtcatcgaaaatgtatcgatttgttattaaacggttattgattttttgttttctaaaattaatttgttggttaataaaaaaataatcgatttactatcaaaaagctatcgatttcttataAATTTCTTATCGGAGCATACCTAATTTATTATTGGAGAGTTATCGATTCTTCGTCAATAGGAGgataacaaacaaataagaagTCGATACACGTAATTAGATTGATAGAAGGACTGCATACtaccagtgttttagatgtgagCATGACTCGAGGACCCAAGGTCGAATCGGATcactatctcgtcgcagccaaaatatgcGCCCGCCTCTTCGCTGCTCAAAccaaagaacaaaaacaacaaggaaAGATAGAAGtcaaaaggctgcaatcgcaacagagtGCAAATGATTTCGCAATTTGAcgctcacacctgctctctgagagcacgaATCAATCCAGCGGTATGCAGAAGTAGTGGTTGCATatatccaaagcacttcgtaccgccgccgtggaaaaaattggttaccagcGATCGAGGagaaaacaactggtatgatgaagagtgaagcgttgcaaccgaaagaaaagacgcaaTAAGAAGAGTGCTTAAACGGTACTACGAAAATGAAAAGGAAAGCGGGACGTCTTTactggaagaaaaaagcagaagcagaaaggcttGACTGCAAAAAGCTTgaactgctagccaccaggaataacgcccaaaaattgtatcaaaaaattcGGTGACAGATGGAAACTTTAAAGTTCGTGGCAAATTCTTTTAAGAGCGAAAACCGGCGGCCTTTCAACCGACGTCCAGATAATAGTTAGATCATTGAGGAAACACTTCACTGCCCTCCTGAATGGAGACAGCAATGTACCGTCCAGGTATGATGAACGCGAGCCCGCAATCCATGATGATGGACTGAAATGAAGTTGAGTAACACTGTCAGAtcggcggcctccgtggtgtggtggtagcgaggTACGCCTACTACAACGAAGATcatgggttcaagtcccgggcaaagcaatatcaaaatttagaaacaagcttttctaAGCTTGGCCGCCTCTCCGCGGTGATTTGCACTCCGAGTATATTCGAATATATCCGAGTATCCGAGTATACTGCCATGAAAAGGTTCttagtaaaaactcatctgcataaaacatgtaggtctcgtcccgcaaAATTGTAGGCGCAAGACGCAACTCGGAAGAGAAGGGCGGcgtaaatctcttcggaggttatctcgccttgTATAGTACGCCTAACATTGCACATGAGCTCTGTGTGAGTAGCTTATGTACCGAAATTATACAACAATGAAGCAACGTGATCTGTCTTAAAATTACTAGAACCTATTGTTAATAATCATACATATGCCTTAAGTACTATAGTTGTGGCTTTTGTGGCTTAACAACTAATTAAGTTATAACTATAGTAAAAAGGTATCATCCATACAACCTTAAGCATCATCAAAATAACACTTTATTAGTATGGTTGTATGTATGAATTTGTGGTTATTGTGGCTGCAGATGTTTACTAGCACAATACATTTACTTAGTTCA contains:
- the LOC137245100 gene encoding uncharacterized protein — protein: MFNNDINHDNDQNISIDHSAEGQRIDGMEQFSLPTLDPWQSSIDFMLWPPGSCEYGSHVASCPNISTTTDACHEQKVEDIPRSPWDSKVPSHCYSMSACMIPRGTTSDQSYYSPSGCRCHPVGRQTVSRGANIPTDSPLSQEAGMFRPKNIPLTTPVWRPGGPTQRFSNSL